The Azospirillum baldaniorum genome window below encodes:
- a CDS encoding helix-turn-helix domain-containing protein — MLDIGRKLQDLREAHGLSQRALARRAGISNALISLIEKEKTSPSVASLKKILDSFPVELSDFFAPRPEGPPKTGAPRE, encoded by the coding sequence ATGCTCGACATCGGAAGAAAGTTGCAGGATCTGCGCGAGGCGCACGGCCTGTCGCAGCGCGCCCTGGCGCGCCGGGCCGGCATCAGCAACGCCCTGATCTCGTTGATCGAGAAGGAGAAGACCAGCCCGTCCGTCGCGTCGCTGAAGAAGATCCTCGACAGCTTCCCCGTCGAATTGTCCGACTTCTTCGCGCCGCGCCCGGAAGGACCTCCAAAGACCGGCGCGCCGCGGGAGTAG
- a CDS encoding HD-GYP domain-containing protein produces the protein MEQSGGLEERLKSLHDEIREWPGLEHLHRIAVATYDARGERVRTFVHSNVGPRPLDPLSGRLCDYPLLQTVAETGRPWIDNAITSAPGSTGPGGRLLKQGFRSRYVSRIHWQGDLYGFLFLNSRKEGFFTESIVSALIPYRRVIGVLVASEMTSTRAMLAAVHTALEVSHYRDEETGAHLNRMSRYAQLVAAGIASKHGLSDEFIEYVLQYAPLHDVGKVAVPDSILLKPGKLSPDEFEVMKTHVTKGLDIINAMIHDHGLGALPHAAILRNVVACHHEAFDGSGYPNGLSGAAIPLEARIVAVADVFDALTSERPYKGAWTNEAAAAFLREQAGRKFDPDCVAALLTDMSAIAAIQQQFRDTPSNGLVAGR, from the coding sequence ATGGAGCAGAGCGGAGGCCTTGAGGAACGGCTCAAGTCGTTGCATGACGAGATCCGCGAATGGCCGGGATTGGAGCATCTGCACCGGATCGCCGTGGCGACCTACGATGCCCGGGGTGAGCGGGTCCGGACGTTCGTCCACAGCAACGTCGGCCCACGGCCCCTCGATCCCCTCTCCGGCAGGCTGTGCGATTATCCTCTTCTGCAGACGGTCGCCGAGACGGGACGCCCGTGGATTGACAACGCGATCACGTCGGCCCCCGGTTCCACCGGCCCGGGAGGCCGGTTGCTCAAGCAGGGCTTCCGCTCACGCTACGTGAGCCGTATTCACTGGCAGGGCGATCTCTATGGCTTCCTTTTCTTGAACTCAAGGAAGGAGGGCTTCTTCACCGAATCCATCGTGTCGGCACTCATCCCGTATCGGCGGGTCATCGGCGTGCTCGTCGCGTCGGAGATGACCAGCACGCGCGCCATGCTGGCGGCTGTGCACACGGCGCTCGAGGTCAGCCACTACCGTGACGAGGAGACCGGTGCTCATCTCAACCGCATGAGCCGCTACGCCCAGCTTGTCGCAGCGGGAATCGCATCGAAGCACGGCCTGTCTGACGAGTTCATCGAGTACGTGCTCCAGTACGCCCCCCTGCACGATGTCGGCAAGGTGGCGGTGCCGGACAGCATCCTGCTGAAGCCCGGCAAGCTGTCGCCGGACGAGTTCGAGGTCATGAAAACGCACGTGACCAAGGGCTTGGACATCATCAACGCGATGATTCACGACCACGGCCTTGGTGCCCTGCCGCACGCCGCCATTTTGCGCAATGTGGTGGCCTGTCACCATGAGGCCTTTGACGGCTCCGGCTATCCCAACGGCCTTTCCGGCGCGGCCATTCCATTGGAAGCCCGCATTGTCGCGGTCGCCGACGTGTTCGACGCGCTGACGTCGGAGCGTCCCTACAAGGGAGCGTGGACGAACGAGGCCGCGGCGGCTTTCCTCCGGGAGCAGGCGGGCCGGAAGTTCGATCCGGATTGCGTCGCGGCGCTGCTCACGGACATGAGCGCCATCGCGGCCATCCAGCAGCAGTTCCGCGATACCCCCTCGAACGGGCTCGTGGCCGGCCGCTGA
- a CDS encoding LysR family transcriptional regulator, giving the protein MTVHKQTGTPKQMGTLNWDDLRIFLELARTGSLSAAARALRISHATVGRRVAALEEGLGRSLVDRRADGYSLTADGEAVFALADGMDERALAILRQVSSQDGREAGLTGTVRLTTTQALADRFLMPRLGPFRARHPGIDLEVTVDNRSLSLARREADIAIRLARPQRGDLIARRLATMGYGLFAVAGAPDTVIGYDEALAELPEAVWLARHMAGRRVAFRSNSLQTQLAAAKAGFGVALLPFWLTAGEPDLVPVPCDAPLLEREAWLVLHPDLRDVPRVRAVIEHLVALFTAEFAATAATATAS; this is encoded by the coding sequence ATGACTGTTCATAAACAGACAGGCACCCCGAAGCAGATGGGCACCCTGAATTGGGACGATCTGCGCATCTTCCTGGAGCTGGCCCGCACCGGCAGCCTGTCGGCGGCGGCGCGCGCGCTGCGCATCAGCCACGCGACGGTCGGGCGCCGGGTCGCGGCGCTGGAGGAGGGGCTGGGCCGCAGTCTGGTGGATCGGCGGGCCGACGGTTACAGCCTGACCGCCGACGGCGAGGCGGTCTTCGCCCTGGCCGACGGGATGGACGAGCGGGCGCTGGCCATCCTGCGCCAGGTGTCGAGCCAGGACGGGCGGGAGGCCGGGCTGACCGGCACCGTCCGGCTGACCACCACCCAGGCGCTGGCCGACCGTTTCCTGATGCCGCGGCTGGGGCCGTTCCGCGCCCGCCATCCGGGGATCGACCTGGAGGTGACGGTGGACAACCGCTCGCTCAGCCTCGCGCGGCGGGAGGCCGACATCGCCATCCGGCTTGCCCGGCCGCAGCGCGGCGACCTGATCGCGCGGCGGCTCGCCACCATGGGCTACGGCCTGTTCGCCGTCGCCGGGGCTCCCGACACGGTGATCGGCTACGACGAGGCGCTGGCCGAGCTGCCGGAGGCGGTCTGGCTGGCCCGCCATATGGCCGGGCGCCGTGTCGCCTTCCGCTCCAACAGCCTGCAGACCCAGCTCGCGGCGGCGAAGGCGGGATTCGGGGTGGCGCTGCTGCCCTTCTGGCTGACGGCGGGGGAACCGGATCTGGTGCCGGTGCCCTGCGACGCCCCGCTGCTGGAGCGCGAGGCTTGGCTGGTGCTGCACCCGGACCTGCGCGACGTGCCGCGGGTGCGGGCGGTGATCGAGCATCTGGTCGCGCTGTTCACGGCGGAATTCGCCGCCACCGCCGCCACCGCGACGGCAAGCTGA
- a CDS encoding GAF domain-containing sensor histidine kinase produces the protein MPAADTDALQPSALRDADHLTAIIDLNERLFFARDLPAVVSILRTAARRLTGADGVTIVLRDGDLCHYVEEDAISPLWKGQRFPMGTCISGWAMLTGQPAVIPDIYADPRIPHEAYRPTFVRSLVMVPVGAPDPIAAIGAYWATRHTPDAGTVTLLLAIARSAALALSNVRLLESLQEAAEAARAQAREVGRANAARTRLLATLSHDLRQPVHALTLATHALSSRVTPRGEIYVSTMKHCLGVVKRLMDGVQDLVGMDDGTIAVRIEDVPLDDLMTHATATFQLAAEAKGLDWRMEGSGSGVTVRTDRLIASRILHNLVDNAIKYTDHGEIRIVCRTADDRVWLDVCDTGRGIPESSLADIFEEFYRIEAGNEVVGLGLGLFIVKTLADHLGYPITVESRPGAGTTISVALPLAGSVARP, from the coding sequence ATGCCCGCTGCCGACACCGATGCCCTGCAACCGTCCGCCCTGCGCGACGCCGACCATCTGACCGCGATCATCGATCTCAACGAGCGCCTGTTCTTCGCCCGTGACCTGCCGGCCGTGGTTTCCATCCTCCGGACGGCCGCGCGCCGCCTGACCGGCGCCGACGGCGTCACCATCGTGCTGCGCGACGGCGACCTGTGCCATTACGTCGAGGAGGACGCGATCAGTCCGCTGTGGAAGGGGCAGCGGTTTCCCATGGGCACGTGCATCTCGGGCTGGGCCATGCTGACCGGACAACCGGCGGTCATTCCGGACATCTACGCCGATCCGCGCATTCCACACGAAGCCTATCGCCCCACCTTCGTGCGGAGCCTCGTGATGGTGCCGGTCGGCGCGCCTGATCCCATCGCCGCCATCGGTGCGTATTGGGCGACGCGGCACACGCCCGACGCGGGCACCGTCACCCTCCTGCTGGCAATCGCCCGATCGGCCGCCCTGGCGCTGTCGAACGTCCGCCTGCTTGAATCGTTGCAGGAGGCGGCCGAAGCCGCACGGGCACAGGCCAGGGAAGTGGGGCGGGCCAACGCGGCGCGCACCCGGCTCCTTGCGACGTTGAGCCATGACCTGCGCCAACCGGTCCATGCCCTGACCCTCGCCACCCACGCCCTGTCGTCCCGGGTCACACCCCGCGGGGAAATCTACGTGTCGACGATGAAGCACTGCCTGGGCGTGGTGAAGCGACTGATGGATGGCGTGCAGGATCTGGTGGGGATGGACGACGGCACGATCGCCGTCCGGATCGAAGACGTCCCATTGGACGATCTGATGACGCACGCCACGGCGACGTTCCAGCTGGCCGCCGAAGCCAAGGGGCTCGACTGGCGCATGGAAGGGAGTGGCAGCGGGGTGACGGTGCGCACGGACCGGCTGATTGCGTCGCGCATCCTTCACAACCTCGTCGACAACGCCATCAAATACACCGACCACGGGGAAATCCGGATCGTGTGCCGCACTGCCGATGACAGGGTGTGGCTCGACGTCTGCGATACCGGCCGAGGCATCCCGGAGAGTTCCCTGGCCGACATTTTCGAAGAGTTCTACCGCATCGAAGCCGGAAATGAGGTCGTTGGCCTGGGCCTTGGCCTGTTCATCGTGAAGACGCTGGCGGATCACCTCGGCTATCCGATCACGGTGGAGTCCCGCCCAGGGGCGGGAACAACGATCAGCGTCGCCCTGCCATTGGCTGGTTCCGTCGCACGTCCATAG
- a CDS encoding cysteine hydrolase family protein codes for MSATPKTLLALAGAPATPSPLDSAALVLIDAQREYTEGALPLVGVEAAVTEAARLLERARKAGTPVFHIVHHGKPGGALFNPEGPLSGIVAPLIPLDGETVVVKHLPNAFAGTELDALIRATGRKELIVAGFQTHMCVSSTVRAALDLGWRTTVVDAASATRDLPDGAGGVIPAEALHRANLAALADRFAVIVKDSRAWG; via the coding sequence ATGAGCGCCACGCCGAAGACCCTGCTCGCCCTCGCCGGAGCCCCCGCCACGCCGAGCCCCCTCGACTCCGCGGCGCTGGTGCTGATCGACGCCCAGCGCGAATACACCGAGGGCGCCCTTCCCCTGGTCGGGGTGGAGGCCGCAGTGACCGAGGCCGCGCGCCTGCTGGAGCGGGCGCGCAAGGCCGGGACCCCGGTCTTCCACATCGTCCACCACGGCAAGCCCGGCGGTGCCCTGTTCAACCCGGAAGGCCCGCTGTCCGGCATCGTCGCCCCGCTGATCCCTCTGGACGGCGAGACGGTGGTGGTGAAGCACCTGCCCAACGCCTTCGCCGGGACGGAGCTGGACGCCCTGATCCGCGCCACCGGGCGCAAGGAGCTGATCGTCGCCGGCTTCCAGACCCACATGTGCGTCAGCAGCACCGTCCGCGCCGCCCTCGACCTCGGCTGGAGGACCACCGTGGTGGACGCGGCCAGCGCCACCCGAGACCTCCCCGACGGGGCCGGCGGCGTGATCCCGGCCGAGGCGCTGCACCGTGCCAACCTCGCCGCCCTGGCCGACCGCTTCGCCGTGATCGTCAAGGACAGCCGCGCCTGGGGGTAA